The genome window GGTGATGATCGAGGATCAGGTCGCGCCCAAGCGCTGCGGCCACACGCCGGGCAAGGCCGTGGTCGGCCGCGAGGAAGCCTATGACCGGATCCGCGCCGCCAGCGATGCCCGGGCCGAGAACGATATCCTGATCCTGGCCCGGACCGACGCGCGGCACGAACACGGCCTGGGTGAAGCGATCGAACGGGCGGCGAAGTTCCATGAACTGGGCGCCGACATCCTGTTCGTCGAGGCGCCGAAGACGGTGGAGGAGATGCGCCGGGTCTGCGACGACCTGCCGGGCCCGAAGATGGCCAATATCGTCGAGGGCGGAGAGACGCCGGATCTCAGTCACAAGGAACTGGCCGATATCGGCTATGCCATCGCCGCCTATCCCCTGACCCTGATGGCGTCGGCGATGCAGGCCATGGTCAACACGCTGGCCGACCTGAAACAGGACGCCCCGCGCGACGGCATCATGGATTTCAAGGATCTGCGCCGCCGCATCGGCTTCGATTCCTATTACGAGGCTTCGTCGGTCTATACCTCGTCCCAACGCAAGATGGATTGACGGCTCGGCCAGAGCGCGCCCACCCATCGATAGCGGCTGCGCGGCCGGACGGTCCGGCTATCCCGCCGCGACGGCGCGCAGCGGCTCTGCCATGCTGGAGACCACCTGGTTCCGGCCCTGCTTCTTTGCGCGGTAGAGCGCCTCGTCGGCGCGGTGCATCAGGGTGTCGAGCGTGTCGCCGCGATCCCGGGCGGCGATGCCGACGCTGAGCGTGGCGGTGAAGGCCCCGGCGGCGCCGCCGTCAAAGGTCAGTGTTTCGATGCGTCGGCGGATTCGTTCCGCCACGGAATGCGCCGTCTCGGCATGGGCGCGGGACAGCAGGATCGCGAATTCCTCGCCGCCCAGCCGGGCCGACAGGTCGGTCTCGCGCACCGTCGCCAGAATGGTTTCGGCCAGACCCTGAATGACCCGGTCGCCGGCGGAATGTCCGAACCGGTCGTTGATCGACTTGAAATGATCGAGATCGAGAAACAGCAGGAACAGCGGGTCGCCGTGCCGTTCCGCCGCCTGCATCGCGCGCCGGGCCTGACGGTCGAAGGCACGGCGGTTCAGCAGGCCGGTCAGCGGGTCGGTCTCCGCCTGCTGCCGCAGATCCGCCTGCAAATGTTCCGTCACCATGGTGATATAGGTCGACGCGATCAGGACCGATGCGGCGGTGCCTTCCAGCATCACCAGCACGATATCGCCGACCGGATCGGGCGGCGGGGCCAGACCCAGTGCGGCGGCCCCGTACCGGCCGGCCCGGACCAGAAAGAACAGGCCGGTGACCCCGTAGATGCCCGCCATGACACGGGGCGAGAACTGAACCAGATTGCTGCGCCGCGGCCAGAGCGACCAGACATTGACGAAGGACAGCACGAACAGCGCCGTCGAGACGACGATATGCCGGTACGGTTCATCGGGCGCCGAGATCGTGAGCACTCCCAGCAATGGCCAGTAGAGGGCGAAAAAGGCCGCCGCCCAGAACCAGGGAATGGGCGGCCGGTCCATGAACCGGCGGGACCCGGCGATGGCCAGGATGTGCCCGAACAGAATGAGCGTCGTGCTGATCAGTGTCGAGGCGACCAGCGGGATGTCGAAGCGCAGCAGAAACAGCAGCAGCCCCAGACCCAGCGACACCCGTGCCAGAACCCACAGGCCGATTCCGGGCACGCCGCGGTTGATGAACCAGACCGCAATCAGGGCAATGGTTCCGGCGCATTGCGCGGTGAAGAAGGTGAATACCAGTGTGGCGGGATCGAGCATCGGGGAACGCGAACTCCGGAAGGAACTGCGCGTCAACTATGCCGTGTTGCCCCGCGAAACTTCAACAAACAACTGAGGCCCGGCTAGGCGGCCGGCGAACGGAAGTTGCGTCTGGCGTCGGCCACGGCTTCCCGGGTGATGCAGCCCTCGGCATGGTCGTTGATCAGACCCATCGCCTGCAGGAAGGCGAACACTGTTGTCGGCCCGACGAATTTCCAGCCGCGCTTCTTCAGTTCCTTCGAAATCGCTACGGATTCCGGCGAAGTCGTCTGTGACTGGGGCTCGGGCAGGGTGGCCGGATCGGGTTCATAGCGCCAGAAGAACGCGGCCAGGGAGCCCTCCCTTTCCACCATCTCGCAGGCGCGTTTGGCGTTGTTGATCGTTGCCTCGATCTTGCCGCGATGGCGAATGATGCCGGCATCCTGCAGCAGGCGCTCGACATCGCTTTCCCCGAAATCCGCGACCTTGCGGAAATCGAAACCCACAAAGGCGGCGCGGAAATTCTCGCGCTTGTCCAGGATCGTCCGCCAGGACAGGCCGGACTGGAACCCTTCCAGGCAGATTTTCTCGAACAGGCGGATGTCGTTGTCG of Alphaproteobacteria bacterium contains these proteins:
- a CDS encoding isocitrate lyase/PEP mutase family protein — protein: MSAPDKLRALLNRGGLSVMPCCFDALSAKLIEQEGFPLTFMSGFAASASRIGEPDLGLMSYGEVVDQARNICDSVTIPVIGDGDTGYGNAMNVIRTVQGFAKAGCGAVMIEDQVAPKRCGHTPGKAVVGREEAYDRIRAASDARAENDILILARTDARHEHGLGEAIERAAKFHELGADILFVEAPKTVEEMRRVCDDLPGPKMANIVEGGETPDLSHKELADIGYAIAAYPLTLMASAMQAMVNTLADLKQDAPRDGIMDFKDLRRRIGFDSYYEASSVYTSSQRKMD
- a CDS encoding DNA-3-methyladenine glycosylase I — translated: MTDKTIPGPDGLPRCRWAGSAPDFFTYHDTEWGFPVDNDIRLFEKICLEGFQSGLSWRTILDKRENFRAAFVGFDFRKVADFGESDVERLLQDAGIIRHRGKIEATINNAKRACEMVEREGSLAAFFWRYEPDPATLPEPQSQTTSPESVAISKELKKRGWKFVGPTTVFAFLQAMGLINDHAEGCITREAVADARRNFRSPAA
- a CDS encoding GGDEF domain-containing protein; the protein is MLDPATLVFTFFTAQCAGTIALIAVWFINRGVPGIGLWVLARVSLGLGLLLFLLRFDIPLVASTLISTTLILFGHILAIAGSRRFMDRPPIPWFWAAAFFALYWPLLGVLTISAPDEPYRHIVVSTALFVLSFVNVWSLWPRRSNLVQFSPRVMAGIYGVTGLFFLVRAGRYGAAALGLAPPPDPVGDIVLVMLEGTAASVLIASTYITMVTEHLQADLRQQAETDPLTGLLNRRAFDRQARRAMQAAERHGDPLFLLFLDLDHFKSINDRFGHSAGDRVIQGLAETILATVRETDLSARLGGEEFAILLSRAHAETAHSVAERIRRRIETLTFDGGAAGAFTATLSVGIAARDRGDTLDTLMHRADEALYRAKKQGRNQVVSSMAEPLRAVAAG